A stretch of DNA from Coccidioides posadasii str. Silveira chromosome 1, complete sequence:
CTTTATGGTGCAGTCAAGCATAATAACAGCCTGAAGACTTAGTCCTCGTTCATCTCTTCTGCCAATATGAAAGGTGAAGTCTTCCCGATGCTACTAAACCTAGAATTATGGCTAATATGCTGTCTAGCTATCTTGCAGCGGGTCTCCTCCGCTTCGGTTACAGTTGATACGAAACTTGTCTCCTACATTGGACGGGGAGTGCTAGTTCTAGCAGCAGTTGGGCCGCACGACACTGAGAAAGATGCGGAGGCTCTTGCTGCCAAGGTGTTAAAGCTCAAGATGTGGCCTGATGACTCTGGGGCAAATGTACGGCTCCCAGACTGTTTTAACGCCCGACATGGTCTAGTCTAACAAGCGCTTCCCCTTAGTGGAAAAAAAATGTCCAAGACATACAAGGAGAGGTCCTTTGTGGTGCGTCCTGGATGACCCTCTAGTTCTTCTGGTGCTGTGGATTCAGCTAACCGAATCCTCCAGTGTCACAATTTACGTTGTTCGCAAAGGTGAAGAAAGGCAATAAACCCGACTTTCACGGTGCTGCGGACGCAGTAAAGGCTAAGGAGCTCTACGAGTACTTCTACTCCAAGGTTGGGGCGTTATACAACCCTGACCGAGTCAAGAACGGCGTGTTTCAGGCAATGATGGAAGTTGGACTTGTAAACGATGGACCGGTACGTTGAAACAGACAAGCATTCCTTAGCAAAACCCGGAGCATATCATTTATATGAGGCCGTTTTCTTACCATGGAAGCAGGTGACACTGGAACTTAATACCGATTCCAAGAAGGCGGAATAAGCATACGGAGTCGTTGACTATTTCAAAAGCAAGCCCTATAGACGACCCGTGTATATACATAGATAAACCCAGAGATACCAATCGCGTAGCATATAGATTTACCCAATGGTCCAGTGATTCAATTCAATTCAATTCACTACTTCACGGTCCAAGCGCAGCGAACGCCGGTAGTCCCAAAGGGGGAAAGCAGGGCTTAGGGCTTGGCGAGGGCGTGCCGGATGGGTGGGGTTGTTTGCCGTGTTTGCAGTGTTGGATGCGGGACAATCGACTTGCAATGGAATGTTCTTGAACCTCCTCGCCGCCTGTTGCCGGGTATTCACTTCGTGGTCACTCTCTTCCCTGGCCGAATCCCTCTAGCCCTTTCTTTATAGCTTCAGATAGCTCCAAGCTCCCTTCGCTTCGCACCCTTTGCTCCTCCAGTCTCGTCGTCACTTCTCCATACCCGCTCTCACAGGCATAATCTCCCCACATTGCTCCCGAAGGTTTTGGCATAATCACCTGGAAACCTAGTACATAATGGCTGAATCGACAGGTACTGGCGCCAGATCGCTATCAGAGCCGAAAGGAGCCTTGGGTGCTGACATCGTCGCGTTATAGGTCGTCCAAGAGTTTACTTCGACATTTCAATTGGAAACAGGCAGGAAGGCCGTGTTGTGTTCGAACTGGTAAGTCGGAGAATATCCCACGTAGGGTGATTCAAAGACACTAATCAATCTGGCTGTAGTTTAATGATGGTATGTCGTTACGATCGGAATTAGGACTGTAATGCTACAAATGCGGTACTCAAGAGGTTCTGACTCGCCTTCTAGTTGTCCCAAAGACCGCTGAGAATTTCCGTGCCCTTTGCACCGGAGAAAAGGGAATGGGAAAGCAGGGGAAGCCTTTGAGCTATAAAGGTATCTTGATACGGATATGATTTTTAAAAGACAAAAATTTAACTAGAGACCTTGCTAGGATCCATCTTTCACCGCGTAATCAAGCAGTTCATGATTCAAGGTGGTGACTTCACTGAATTCAACGGAACTGGGGGCGAGTCGATCTACGGCGAGAAGTTTGATGACGAGAATTTCGACCTGAAACATGACCGCCCGTTCCTGTTGTCGATGGCCAACTCTGGTCCCGGCACCAATGGCAGCCAGTTTTTCGTGACCACCGTCCCAACTCCCCACCTTGACGGAAAGCATGTTGTATTCGGAGAGGTGATCAATGGCCGAAGCATTGTGCGCAAGATTGAGTCACAAAAGACCAATCCAAACGACAAACCTCTCATGGATGTTAAAGTTACTGATTGCGGCGAACTTACTGGGGATGACTACAAGAACGCCACGCAGCGTTCTGTTGACACTACTGGTGATACATATGAGGATTACCCTGAAGACATCACAGAAGAGTTATCCTTGGCTCAGTATTACAAGATTGCTGTCGATCTCAAGGAGTTCGGAAATAAGGCTTTCAAAGCCGGTGATGTCGAGCTTGGTCTAGAGAAGTATCAGAAGGGAATCCGCTATCTCAACGAGGCTCCGGAGCCGTCCGATTCTGACGCAAAAGAACTTCCATCACAAATTGCAGCATTAAGATTCACATTGAATTCTAATTCCGCGCTCCTTGCCAACAAACTCAAGCGTTTCGCCGACGGTCGTTCTTGGGCTGGCTACGCTATCAACACCGCGAAGGATGCTGACGCCAAGGATGCTGATAAGGCCAAAGCGCACTACCGACGTGCTATCGCTAGCTGCGGAttgaaagaagaggaagaggcaATTAAGGATCTACAAGAGGCGTTGGAGCTCGCGCCTAATGATGCCGCCATCATTAACGAAATCGCTCGGGTTAAGAAACACATCGCAGAGCAGGATCGCAAACAGAGAGCTGCAGTCAAGAAGTTCTTCTCTTGAATGTGGCTCCATTGCTAAAATCTTTCTTATGGATACCTTCTGCCGTGACTCTTGTCTCTCCCCGGGATTAGCACTCTAGAGCAGATGGTCTCGATCCGAGCTTCTCGGTTCGCTCAATTATTCACGGAGTAGAATGGAGTAGGTGTTATAAATCTGGCCTCGGAAATTACATGGTAATCTGCGTTATCCTCCAATGGACCGCTTTCAGAGAGCGTAAGCAACGGAAAGCATAGAAATCTCAAATTACAATCTTAACTCGAGTGACTCGATATAAATCATGGATCAACCACATCAAtcatttaaaaaaaaaaatgaattATAAGAATAAATAAAGCAAATACAGCTAGCCACTCTGTGCTTTACGCTTTATGATCACTTGCGAATGCACAGCTGCCCATGTTCCTTTTCTGGGCTGGCACTTCCGGCCTGATATCGAAATCGAAAATATCCATCGGCAAGCCTAGCGTTGTACACGCGTTCGGAACATCAACCAGGCCGGCAATATGCCCCTGAACCGGCGCGCAGCTCAAGAGAAGGTACACTTGGTAATCGTTATACCCATACCGTCTTAGGTACTCAATGACCCGACGACAGGTCTCCCGATATGCCACCGTCGCGTCTAGGTAATGCTGCTTTCCGTTATGATCAACAGAGAAACCTTCAAATGTGAGATACCGACCGGGTCCAAATTGAGGCTCCACAGGCCCCTGGTGGAAGAGCGGTGACTTCATGCCTATCTGCTCCATGCCGTTTTTGATCACGTTGAATTTAATCGTGATTACTCCTGCCATTTCGATGGCGCCGCAGAAGGAGATCTCACCATCACCTTGAGAGAAATGGAGATCACCGACGGAGAATTTGGCGCCGGGAACGTGCACGGGGAGATAGACCTTGGAACCACGACTGAGATTTTTAATGTCGCAGTTTCCGCCATGTTCAGGGCGGCCCTGGTTTGTAGGACAGAGACATTAGAATGTTGAGGGTATAATTTTTTGATTAAATGTGGCCTGTCATACTGGGATAGTTCTTGCGCCTTCTCTGCAGATCCGTGCGTGGACCTCGCCCTCTGCTGAACCTGTATGGGCATTGCGAGGCTCAGGAAGCCTCGCAACCGTGTCTGAGCCATACTCTTGGACGAGTTCTGATTCTCGCCTGTTCCATTCGGCTAGAATTTCGGCGGAAGGCGCACAGCCAAGAATGCCCGGGTGGATTAATCCTGCAAAACGAACGCCAGGGATATGCCTCGAGGAGCAGAAAATGCCCTCAAAATCCCATATTGCCTTGGCACTGAAAACGGTGTATATTAGATGTATCCTCCATTACGAGCTTGCGAATACCACTCACGCCTGCGGGTAGAATTCAGATAGAAAACCGCCTCCGTTGTTCTTTGAAAACACCCCAGTAAAGCCCCATGGCTGGTCCTGGAATGGTTGGATGTCCTGGATCTCTACCAGGAGAACGTCGCCGGGTTCGGCAGTCTCAATGTGGAATGGGCCGGTTAAATAGTGAACTCCAGTCAGGTCAATGTCTCGCACGTCGTCCGCAGAGTCATTGTTTTTGATCTGTCCACCGGTCCAGTCCAGGCATTCTATTTTCACTGTTTCACCATTTTTGATGGTTGCAGCGGCGGGGACTGTGTGCTCTTGTTAATTTTCTCTCTTCctatatttatttttgtcttttttttgaTAGTCTGAATTGTGAGAGGGGCAATGTGAAGGACATACTGTCCGGATGCCAACGATTCTAGAGTAAGGTTAGTAAGTGATAGCTGGCCTCGAAACTTATACTTCTTCGTTTGGATAACCCCTGGGACAGCTGCTAGACTTGGGAGACCATACGTGAACGCCCGGTTGCTCTGCCGCAGGCTTGTTGCGATCAACGTGCATCGCCGTCCGGATTGCTTCTCGACCCATGATGGCAGACTGTGGTATAGTTATATATGTTTAGCAATAAAAGCTAGTGACTAGAGACGAGTAGTTGGATTAGTAGCACGAGGCAAAATTTCAGACGCCTAAGTACAGACGTAGAATCAAGCCACTCCTTTTATATCCTGGGCTAGCAGCAACTGGACCCTCCTAGGCCCCAGGTTTCAACCCCGCAGCGGAGAGACGGAGCGAGAGCATGTGTGTACTTGGTATATACCGCGTCTGACCCATGGCTTTCCCCTCATCTTCCCCGGATCTCGCTGGACTAGACTCATTGGAGCAGGTCGATTTCAGCCATGTCACATACTCCTTCTTGGCCCTATTTCAGGAATTTCTTCGAACTCGCCATATCAGCAGCCGCTTTAGCAGCTCAGATTTGATAATTCAGGATAGTAAATCGGAACATGCCCATCGCATTGTTGATCTGGGATGCCGGACGATTAGCtcgctactccgtactattCAACGGGTTAAATAAATAACTAGTTTGTTAGCTGCGGAGGGGAGAAAATGTGTTGATCCAGTGAATTTTAACCTGCTTGAAGGATTGTTCTCGCCTCCTACAACTCCCAGCATGCAGACCATGGTATGTTCCAAGACAGCTTAGGGATGGATGTTGCATTTCCTCAAGTGCGGGTGATGTGTTCGGCTTCCATGGGATGTGTGGGGTTCACCGGAATCTTTCCATCCACATTTTCCTCCCACAAACGGCCGGAATTCAACTCCACGCTCTGTACGGACAACCCAGCGACCGTTCTAAAAATAGAGCCTCGAACGTGAGTACAATTGCATGCATGTACTCTTGAGGGGGGAAGGCTCATGCTGCATCATAAAGCACTGCATGGCATTG
This window harbors:
- the CPR6 gene encoding peptidyl-prolyl cis-trans isomerase cpr6 (antiSMASH:Cluster_1.1~EggNog:ENOG410PHJ3~COG:O), with translation MAESTGRPRVYFDISIGNRQEGRVVFELFNDVVPKTAENFRALCTGEKGMGKQGKPLSYKGSIFHRVIKQFMIQGGDFTEFNGTGGESIYGEKFDDENFDLKHDRPFLLSMANSGPGTNGSQFFVTTVPTPHLDGKHVVFGEVINGRSIVRKIESQKTNPNDKPLMDVKVTDCGELTGDDYKNATQRSVDTTGDTYEDYPEDITEELSLAQYYKIAVDLKEFGNKAFKAGDVELGLEKYQKGIRYLNEAPEPSDSDAKELPSQIAALRFTLNSNSALLANKLKRFADGRSWAGYAINTAKDADAKDADKAKAHYRRAIASCGLKEEEEAIKDLQEALELAPNDAAIINEIARVKKHIAEQDRKQRAAVKKFFS
- the DTD1 gene encoding D-tyrosyl-tRNA(Tyr) deacylase (EggNog:ENOG410PPBZ~COG:J), yielding MKAILQRVSSASVTVDTKLVSYIGRGVLVLAAVGPHDTEKDAEALAAKVLKLKMWPDDSGANWKKNVQDIQGEVLCVSQFTLFAKVKKGNKPDFHGAADAVKAKELYEYFYSKVGALYNPDRVKNGVFQAMMEVGLVNDGPVTLELNTDSKKAE
- a CDS encoding uncharacterized protein (antiSMASH:Cluster_1.1~EggNog:ENOG410PKCF~COG:C~BUSCO:6137at33183) encodes the protein MGREAIRTAMHVDRNKPAAEQPGVHNRWHPDIPAAATIKNGETVKIECLDWTGGQIKNNDSADDVRDIDLTGVHYLTGPFHIETAEPGDVLLVEIQDIQPFQDQPWGFTGVFSKNNGGGFLSEFYPQAAKAIWDFEGIFCSSRHIPGVRFAGLIHPGILGCAPSAEILAEWNRRESELVQEYGSDTVARLPEPRNAHTGSAEGEVHARICREGARTIPGRPEHGGNCDIKNLSRGSKVYLPVHVPGAKFSVGDLHFSQGDGEISFCGAIEMAGVITIKFNVIKNGMEQIGMKSPLFHQGPVEPQFGPGRYLTFEGFSVDHNGKQHYLDATVAYRETCRRVIEYLRRYGYNDYQVYLLLSCAPVQGHIAGLVDVPNACTTLGLPMDIFDFDIRPEVPAQKRNMGSCAFASDHKA